A single region of the Zootoca vivipara chromosome 2, rZooViv1.1, whole genome shotgun sequence genome encodes:
- the LOC118080132 gene encoding vomeronasal type-2 receptor 26-like, whose amino-acid sequence MAGVIPVRTALFPTHGFKSDPVHDFIPILQTNYQHVLAILFAIKEINENPELLPNITLGYSIYENCFSVRNTYEATIDLFSTAHWMVPNFKCGRQGKLLAVIQGGDFETFFQVATMLDVYKVPQLTYGFVNNILSDEIHFPSSFWMSPKEAPQYKGIVKLLLHFRWTWVGLIAPDNDGGDQFVKTMKAAVFGSAICLHHFLRTVRFNSTTMDEIYFDEDELVASYDIVNVVVFPNNTVSRVKVGKLETQASSGVQLIIHEEAIVWPNWFNQTRPRSTCTESCQPGSRKVVPEGQPICCYNCDPCVEGTISTNADADRCHDCPKDQYSNDDKHQCILKTTVFLSYEEPLGITLVFFALFFCLTTCSVLGIFIKNQDTPLVKANNQTLTYILLVSLLLCFLSSFLFIGQPQKVTCLLRQSLFSIIFSVAVSSVLAKTITVVLAFMATKPGNSIRKWVGKGLANSIVLFCSIIQFGICIAWIRISPPFPELDMDSQVRQIILQCNEGSIAMFYCALGYMGLLAAISFTVAFLARKLPGGFNEAKFITFSMLVFCSVWVSFVPTYLSTKGKYMVAVQIFSILVSSAGLLVCIFLPKCHIIVLRPNLNTKEHLMMKRKN is encoded by the exons ATGGCTGGAGTTATACCTGTGAGGACAGCTCTGTTTCCAACACATGGCTTCAAGTCTGACCCTGTCCACGACTTCATCCC GATATTGCAGACCAACTACCAGCACGTCCTGGCCATCCTGTTTGCCATTAAAGAGATCAATGAAAATCCAGAGCTCTTACCCAACATAACCCTTGGCTACAGCATCTATGAAAACTGCTTCAGCGTCAGGAATACTTATGAAGCCACCATAGACCTGTTCTCTACCGCACATTGGATGGTCCCTAATTTCAAGTGTGGGAGGCAAGGAAAACTCCTGGCTGTTATTCAAGGAGGGGACTTTGAAACCTTTTTCCAGGTGGCAACCATGCTAGATGTTTACAAGGTCCCTCAG CTGACTTACGGTTTTGTCAATAATATTCTGAGTGATGAAAttcatttcccctcttccttctggaTGAGCCCCAAGGAAGCTCCACAGTACAAGGGGATAGTGAAATTGctgctgcatttcaggtggacgtgGGTCGGTCTCATTGCCCCAGACAATGATGGCGGAGATCAGTTTGTGAAGACCATGAAGGCTGCGGTCTTTGGGAGTGCTATTTGT CTTCACCATTTCCTGAGAACTGTCCGCTTTAACAGCACTACCATGGACGAAATATATTTTGATGAAGATGAGCTGGTGGCCAGCTATGATATTGTGAATGTGGTTGTGTTTCCTAACAATACTGTTTCACGGGTGAAAGTTGGCAAGCTGGAGACACAAGCCTCCTCAGGTGTACAGCTGATTATTCACGAGGAGGCAATAGTGTGGCCGAACTGGTTTAATCAG ACAAGGCCTCGTTCTACCTGTACAGAAAGCTGCCAACCCGGATCCAGGAAGGTGGTGCCAGAAGGACAGCCAATTTGCTGTTATAATTGTGACCCTTGCGTGGAAGGAACCATTTCTACCAATGCAG ATGCAGATCGTTGTCATGATTGTCCAAAAGATCAATACTCAAACGATGACAAACATCAATGTATCCTCAAGACTACAGTCTTCCTCTCCTATGAGGAACCACTGGGGATAACCTTGGTTTTCTTTGCCCTATTTTTTTGCCTAACCACATGTTCTGTTTTGGGAATCTTCATTAAAAACCAAGACACTCCACTAGTTAAAGCCAACAACCAAACACTCACTTACATCCTCCTCGtttctcttttgctttgctttttgtcctcttttcttttcattggccAGCCTCAAAAGGTCACTTGTCTTCTCCGCCAAAGCCtcttcagcatcatcttctcagtcgCCGTCTCTTCTGTGCTGGCCAAAACTATAActgtggttttggcattcatggccaCGAAGCCAGGGAACAGTATCCGGAAGTGGGTGGGAAAGGGTTTGGCAAACTCCATTGTCCTCTTCTGTTCCATCATTCAGTTTGGCATCTGCATTGCCTGGATCAGAatatctcccccattcccagaactggacatggatTCGCAGGTCAGACAGATAATACTGCAATGCAATGAAGGGTCCATCGCTATGTTTTATTGTGCCCTTGGCTACATGGGACTTCTGGCTGCCATCTCTTTTACTGTAGCATTCTTAGCCAGAAAGCTCCCTGGGggtttcaacgaagccaagtttatcactttcagcatgctagtattttgcagtgtttgggtctcCTTCGTGCCAACCTActtgagcaccaaggggaaatacatggtggctgtgcagatcttctccatcttggtttccagtgctgggttactggTTTGTATCTTCCTTCCCAAATGCCACATCATTGTTCTGAGGCCTAATCTGAATACAAAGGAGCACCTAATGATGAAAAGGAAAAATTAG